A genomic window from Clostridium aceticum includes:
- a CDS encoding sensor histidine kinase, with amino-acid sequence MDTNLNNDNMEEKNTIDVEDAKDEEMQDIQGKFDKIEEEKHMPIARENQDIDAAKAPKRLVASTVAILMILLIFAAASVASYGPMKDSLFATKDNTKTYMESYEFPHTLIRLTRYLKETKIQEGNDWYDPWYENAESIYYYISDREKTFSISNVDGITEDKLQDEIKNSQFYLRASFDESGNVEIENSLGRRFHKDIFINGLGLSNEDKVEYANLDIVYIVPKDFEKHNDFLAYNMKHFHVTPNYFLLILAIGAVSILILMIMAFAIPYSFQSKTGMCRLFNKMFLEFKALLWLGFGIIPLLGISLPSYYSANSFNVVDAIYYPNIYFYLIGIPVTFVLYLLTYLTIVYIKYIYHTGFKEGLICNSVLGKLSFYMLGSVKQLLRQAMEIDVRKDCHKKLFMTLTINLFILWIIALSRFFGVILAIVYSIFLFKYLLKMIDRVKALEGASNQLAEGNFAITLDEDMGILSPISENLNNIKDGFQLAVDKETKSQKMKAELISNVSHDLKTPLTSIITYVDLLKKEDNTPEAQKEFIGILDKKSKRLKVLIEDLFEASKASSGNIELSLENLDVVALFRQTLGELEEKINDSTLQMKINTPENKIICKLDGKRTYRIFENIMSNILKYAMPNSRVYIDLVESQQEVRFIFKNISAYEMNFDTSEITERFTRGDRSRHTEGSGLGLSIAKSFIELQKGRLEINIDGDLFKLIVTFPKAG; translated from the coding sequence TTGGATACAAATTTGAACAATGATAATATGGAAGAAAAAAATACCATAGATGTGGAAGATGCAAAAGATGAAGAGATGCAAGATATACAAGGGAAATTTGATAAGATTGAAGAAGAAAAACATATGCCCATAGCTAGAGAAAATCAGGATATCGATGCTGCAAAAGCTCCCAAAAGGTTAGTGGCCTCTACAGTAGCTATCTTAATGATACTATTAATATTTGCAGCTGCTTCAGTAGCTAGTTATGGACCCATGAAAGACAGTCTATTTGCTACCAAGGATAATACAAAAACCTATATGGAAAGCTATGAGTTTCCCCATACATTAATCCGTTTAACAAGATATCTAAAGGAAACCAAGATTCAAGAAGGCAATGATTGGTATGACCCTTGGTACGAAAATGCAGAAAGTATTTATTATTATATCAGTGACAGGGAAAAAACCTTTAGTATAAGTAATGTGGATGGGATTACAGAGGATAAACTGCAAGATGAAATAAAAAATAGCCAGTTTTATTTGCGTGCAAGCTTTGATGAAAGTGGTAATGTAGAAATAGAGAATTCGTTGGGAAGGAGATTTCATAAAGATATTTTTATAAATGGGCTAGGGCTCTCAAATGAAGACAAAGTAGAATATGCTAATCTAGATATAGTGTATATCGTACCAAAGGATTTTGAGAAACATAATGATTTTCTTGCCTATAATATGAAGCATTTTCATGTTACTCCTAACTATTTTTTACTGATTTTAGCAATAGGAGCCGTAAGTATTCTTATTCTAATGATAATGGCTTTCGCAATACCCTATAGCTTTCAAAGTAAAACGGGGATGTGCAGGCTTTTTAATAAAATGTTTTTAGAATTCAAAGCTTTGCTTTGGTTAGGATTTGGTATCATACCTCTTTTGGGAATATCTTTACCTAGTTACTACAGTGCTAATAGTTTCAATGTAGTCGATGCAATTTACTATCCTAATATATACTTTTACCTTATCGGTATACCTGTGACCTTTGTACTATATCTGCTGACCTATTTAACCATTGTTTATATCAAATATATTTACCATACAGGATTCAAAGAAGGCTTAATATGTAACAGTGTTCTAGGAAAGCTAAGTTTTTATATGCTTGGAAGTGTTAAACAACTACTAAGACAGGCTATGGAGATAGATGTAAGAAAGGATTGCCATAAAAAGCTTTTTATGACTTTGACCATCAATTTATTTATATTATGGATCATTGCACTATCTAGATTCTTTGGTGTTATCTTGGCTATTGTTTATAGTATCTTCCTATTCAAATATTTACTAAAAATGATAGATAGGGTTAAGGCTTTAGAGGGTGCCAGCAATCAATTAGCAGAAGGAAACTTTGCTATTACACTTGATGAAGACATGGGCATACTAAGCCCCATTTCTGAAAACCTAAACAATATTAAAGACGGCTTTCAGTTGGCTGTAGATAAGGAAACAAAAAGCCAAAAAATGAAGGCAGAGCTTATTTCAAATGTATCTCATGATCTAAAAACCCCTCTCACATCTATCATCACTTATGTAGATTTATTGAAAAAAGAGGACAATACACCAGAGGCTCAAAAAGAATTTATAGGAATCCTAGATAAAAAATCAAAAAGACTTAAGGTACTGATTGAGGATTTGTTTGAAGCCAGCAAGGCAAGTAGTGGGAATATTGAACTTTCTTTAGAAAATTTAGACGTTGTTGCTTTGTTTAGACAGACATTAGGAGAATTAGAGGAAAAAATCAATGATAGTACCCTTCAAATGAAAATAAATACACCAGAAAATAAAATTATCTGTAAACTTGACGGCAAGAGAACCTATAGAATATTTGAAAATATTATGAGCAATATTCTAAAGTATGCCATGCCAAACTCAAGGGTCTATATAGACCTTGTAGAGAGCCAACAGGAAGTACGCTTTATATTCAAAAATATTTCTGCTTATGAAATGAATTTTGATACCAGTGAGATTACAGAACGCTTTACAAGGGGAGATAGGTCTAGACACACAGAAGGATCAGGACTAGGGCTCTCCATAGCCAAAAGTTTTATAGAACTACAAAAAGGAAGGCTAGAAATAAATATAGATGGGGATTTATTTAAATTAATTGTCACATTTCCCAAAGCAGGGTAA
- a CDS encoding stalk domain-containing protein, whose amino-acid sequence MKKFISGLLVGATLMTGIAYATGTQIEVSFRPLKYYVEGVEKTPPADQAGFIYNGRTYVPLKFVSETLGKEVKWDGDTSSIYIGGQPQAPQTKHIHNYENGTYRGIFADRGDIQVSVEFKLENNIVTDINFRQLYHGGKDYRTEKEDQVMIGLREQHEQLIQHLVGKDIRESLHHLYEPGNIVTEDVDTFTGATLRAGKIISAVRDALNRGVYKY is encoded by the coding sequence ATGAAAAAGTTTATTTCTGGCTTACTGGTAGGAGCCACCTTAATGACCGGTATAGCTTATGCCACTGGAACACAAATAGAAGTATCCTTTAGACCATTAAAGTATTATGTTGAGGGGGTAGAAAAAACACCACCTGCTGATCAAGCTGGGTTTATTTATAATGGAAGAACTTATGTGCCATTAAAATTTGTATCAGAAACCCTTGGTAAAGAAGTAAAGTGGGATGGTGATACTTCTTCTATTTATATCGGTGGTCAGCCCCAGGCACCACAAACCAAGCACATACATAACTATGAAAACGGAACCTATAGAGGTATATTTGCAGATAGAGGAGATATTCAGGTTTCTGTTGAGTTTAAACTAGAAAATAATATTGTAACAGACATTAACTTTAGGCAGCTTTATCATGGTGGCAAGGATTATCGAACAGAAAAAGAAGATCAAGTAATGATAGGATTAAGAGAACAGCACGAGCAATTAATTCAACATCTTGTAGGAAAAGATATTCGAGAAAGTTTGCACCACCTATATGAGCCAGGTAATATTGTAACAGAAGATGTAGATACTTTTACAGGAGCTACCCTTAGAGCAGGAAAAATCATCTCTGCTGTTAGAGATGCCCTTAATAGAGGTGTTTATAAATACTAA
- the gdhA gene encoding NADP-specific glutamate dehydrogenase, whose translation MKLLGNIMEQVIKRNPNEPEFHQAVREVLESLEPVAERHPQWVEAGIFDRVVEPERQMIFSVPWVDDHGKVQVNRGFRVQFNSAIGPYKGGLRFHASVYIGIIKFLGFEQIFKNSLTGLPLGGGKGGSDFDPKGKSDAEIMRFCQSFMSELYRHIGENTDVPAGDIGVGGREIGYLYGMYRKIRNDFTGVLTGKGLSWGGSLVRTEATGYGLCYFMEEAMRAIKGKSFEGATVAISGSGNVAIYAAEKVYHLGGKPVTVSDSNGYIYDPDGINVDTVKRIKEIERKRISEYIKYHPNAKYTEGCQGVWSEKCDIALPCATQNELDEEAVRTLIANGCFAVGEGANMPTTPEAVEILLENGVVFGPAKAANAGGVATSGLEMCQNSMRYPWTFEEVDAKLKEIMVNIYTNASSAAKEYGYENNLMVGANIAGFLKVADAMYAQGIL comes from the coding sequence ATGAAGTTATTAGGAAATATTATGGAACAAGTTATTAAAAGAAATCCAAATGAACCAGAGTTTCATCAGGCAGTAAGAGAAGTTTTAGAATCCTTAGAGCCCGTAGCAGAAAGACACCCACAGTGGGTAGAAGCAGGAATATTTGATAGAGTTGTTGAGCCTGAGAGACAAATGATTTTTAGTGTGCCATGGGTAGACGATCATGGTAAAGTTCAAGTAAATAGAGGTTTTAGAGTTCAATTCAATAGTGCAATAGGACCTTATAAGGGTGGGTTAAGATTCCATGCTTCCGTTTATATTGGTATTATAAAATTTTTAGGATTTGAACAAATATTCAAGAACTCATTAACTGGGCTACCACTAGGTGGCGGCAAAGGTGGAAGCGATTTTGACCCTAAAGGAAAGTCGGATGCAGAAATTATGAGATTCTGTCAGAGTTTTATGTCAGAACTTTACAGACATATAGGGGAAAACACAGATGTTCCAGCAGGTGACATTGGTGTTGGTGGACGAGAAATTGGTTATTTATATGGTATGTATAGAAAAATCAGAAATGACTTTACAGGTGTATTAACTGGTAAGGGATTATCTTGGGGTGGAAGTCTTGTAAGAACAGAAGCCACTGGCTATGGTCTTTGCTACTTCATGGAGGAAGCAATGAGGGCGATTAAGGGTAAGTCCTTTGAAGGTGCTACTGTTGCTATTTCTGGTTCTGGTAATGTTGCTATCTATGCAGCGGAGAAGGTATACCATCTAGGAGGCAAGCCTGTAACTGTAAGTGATTCCAATGGATATATATATGATCCTGATGGTATTAATGTAGATACTGTAAAGCGAATCAAAGAAATTGAAAGAAAAAGAATAAGTGAATATATAAAATATCATCCAAATGCAAAGTATACAGAAGGCTGTCAAGGTGTTTGGTCAGAGAAGTGCGATATTGCCCTTCCTTGTGCTACTCAAAATGAGCTTGATGAAGAAGCGGTAAGGACACTTATTGCTAATGGCTGCTTTGCAGTTGGTGAAGGTGCCAATATGCCAACTACCCCTGAAGCAGTAGAAATACTGTTAGAAAATGGCGTTGTATTTGGTCCTGCGAAAGCTGCTAATGCTGGAGGCGTTGCTACTTCAGGCCTTGAAATGTGTCAAAATAGCATGAGATACCCTTGGACATTTGAAGAAGTGGATGCTAAACTCAAGGAAATCAT
- a CDS encoding response regulator transcription factor, translated as MYNILVVDDEKEITDAIEIYLKNQNYHVFKAYDGEEALEIFAREEIHLVLIDIMMPKLDGTSATIKIREKSTVPIIILSAKSEDMDKIWGLNVGADDYITKPFNPLELLARVNSNLRRYTSYSKVKETKENLIKIGGIELKDESKEVLVDGEVVKTTPLEYKILYLLMSNPNKVFSIEEIYEKVWKEPAYNPDTVTVHIRRIREKIEINPKEPKYLKVVWGIGYKFEQ; from the coding sequence AACCAAAACTATCATGTTTTTAAAGCCTATGATGGAGAGGAAGCACTGGAAATCTTTGCAAGAGAAGAGATTCATCTAGTACTTATAGATATCATGATGCCAAAGCTAGATGGCACAAGTGCTACCATAAAAATAAGAGAAAAGAGTACAGTGCCAATTATTATTCTTTCTGCAAAATCAGAAGATATGGATAAAATATGGGGACTAAATGTGGGGGCAGATGACTATATCACTAAGCCTTTCAACCCATTGGAATTATTGGCAAGAGTAAACTCCAATCTTAGAAGATATACCAGTTATTCAAAGGTGAAAGAAACAAAGGAAAATCTCATAAAAATAGGCGGTATTGAGCTGAAGGATGAAAGCAAAGAAGTACTAGTGGATGGTGAGGTAGTTAAAACTACACCACTAGAATATAAGATTCTCTATCTTTTGATGAGTAATCCTAATAAAGTATTTTCCATAGAAGAAATCTATGAAAAAGTATGGAAGGAACCAGCATATAACCCAGATACGGTGACAGTGCATATAAGAAGAATTCGTGAAAAAATTGAAATTAATCCGAAGGAACCAAAATATTTAAAGGTGGTGTGGGGGATTGGATACAAATTTGAACAATGA
- the htpG gene encoding molecular chaperone HtpG, translated as MNKEKGNLSIHSENIFPIIKKWLYSDQDIFIRELISNACDAITKVKRLNSLGEADLRENADFQVKVVLDTTAKTLKFIDNGIGMTEEEVKKYINQIAFSGAEDFLQTYKDKGDIDQIIGHFGLGFYSSFMVAETVEIDTLSYKQDAIAVRWRCDGKTEFEMESSNKVTRGTEITLYLGEDGEDFLKEYTVKSTIEKYCSFMPYPIHFEVADKEPEKDEDGNIIIEEAKALNDVAPLYTKQPNTCTDEEYKEFYQKTFRDFQEPLFWIHLNMDYPFNLKGILYFPKLNTEFDTMEGRIKLYNNQVFVADNIKEVIPEFLLLLKGVIDCPDLPLNVSRSFLQNDGFTRKISDYITKKVADKLNSLFKSGREGFEKFWEDISPFIKYGILKDTKFYDKVESIILYKTTKQQYVTLEEYLENYGEKTNKQIYYVSDDVQQAQYIKMLQEHDLEAVILDHNIDSAFISHMEMKKNEISFKRVDSNVTELMKDKDQAADEEVSTKETEALTKVFNKILNKEDCKIQLESLKSQEVAGMIILAEESRRMQEMMKRYSMGGFNPNTIPTEEILVLNKKHPLVQYILKHAEEETEILNFIVHQVYDLAVMSHKPLSPEAMGNFIKRSNEIMKRLIVE; from the coding sequence ATGAATAAAGAAAAAGGAAATTTATCAATTCACAGCGAGAATATTTTTCCTATCATTAAAAAATGGTTATATTCGGATCAGGATATCTTCATCAGAGAGCTAATATCAAATGCTTGTGATGCTATCACTAAAGTAAAAAGATTAAATAGCTTAGGTGAGGCAGATTTAAGGGAAAATGCAGATTTTCAAGTAAAGGTTGTTTTAGATACAACAGCAAAAACACTAAAATTTATTGACAACGGTATAGGTATGACAGAGGAGGAAGTGAAGAAGTATATCAATCAAATTGCTTTCTCAGGAGCAGAGGATTTTCTACAAACCTATAAAGACAAAGGAGACATAGATCAGATCATCGGACACTTTGGTCTTGGATTTTATTCTTCCTTTATGGTAGCTGAAACGGTAGAAATCGATACCTTATCCTATAAGCAAGATGCTATAGCAGTTCGATGGCGTTGTGATGGTAAGACAGAATTTGAGATGGAGAGCAGTAATAAAGTTACCAGAGGTACAGAAATCACCCTATATCTAGGAGAAGATGGGGAAGATTTCTTAAAAGAGTATACGGTAAAATCTACTATTGAAAAGTACTGTTCCTTTATGCCCTATCCCATCCACTTTGAGGTAGCCGACAAGGAACCAGAAAAAGATGAAGATGGAAATATCATTATTGAGGAAGCCAAAGCTTTAAATGACGTAGCACCTTTATATACAAAGCAGCCAAATACTTGTACAGATGAGGAGTATAAAGAATTTTACCAAAAAACTTTTAGAGACTTCCAAGAGCCTCTTTTCTGGATTCATCTTAACATGGATTATCCATTTAATTTAAAAGGAATTTTGTACTTCCCTAAGTTGAATACAGAGTTTGATACAATGGAAGGGCGTATCAAATTATATAATAATCAAGTTTTTGTGGCAGATAATATTAAAGAAGTCATTCCAGAGTTTTTACTGCTTTTAAAGGGTGTAATTGATTGTCCAGATTTACCCCTAAACGTCTCCAGAAGCTTTTTACAAAATGATGGATTTACTAGAAAGATATCTGATTATATTACCAAAAAGGTAGCAGATAAGCTAAATAGTCTATTTAAATCAGGCCGAGAGGGTTTTGAAAAATTTTGGGAGGACATCAGTCCCTTTATTAAATATGGTATACTAAAAGACACTAAGTTTTATGATAAGGTAGAATCTATTATTCTGTATAAGACCACAAAACAGCAATACGTTACACTTGAAGAATACCTTGAAAACTATGGAGAAAAAACAAACAAGCAAATCTATTATGTTTCTGATGATGTACAACAGGCACAGTATATTAAGATGCTGCAAGAACATGATTTGGAGGCTGTGATTTTAGACCATAATATTGATTCCGCCTTTATATCCCATATGGAGATGAAAAAGAACGAGATCAGTTTCAAAAGGGTAGATTCAAATGTTACAGAGCTAATGAAGGATAAGGATCAAGCAGCAGATGAAGAGGTTAGTACCAAAGAGACAGAAGCTTTAACAAAGGTTTTCAACAAGATACTTAATAAAGAAGACTGTAAAATTCAGCTGGAAAGTTTAAAATCTCAGGAAGTTGCAGGAATGATTATCCTTGCAGAAGAAAGCAGAAGAATGCAAGAAATGATGAAGAGATATAGTATGGGTGGCTTTAATCCTAATACAATTCCAACAGAGGAAATACTTGTACTGAACAAGAAACATCCTCTTGTTCAATACATTTTAAAACACGCTGAGGAAGAAACAGAGATATTGAATTTCATCGTTCATCAAGTATACGATTTGGCAGTGATGAGTCATAAACCTCTTTCTCCTGAAGCCATGGGCAACTTTATTAAAAGAAGCAACGAAATTATGAAGCGATTAATTGTAGAGTAG
- the rluF gene encoding 23S rRNA pseudouridine(2604) synthase RluF, with the protein MRINKFISETGICSRREADKLIGAKRVTINGVVAELGSTVEIGDRVHIDGKSIGTKKSAIYIALNKPVGITCTTEKHVVGNIVDFVNHPERIFPIGRLDKDSEGLILLTNDGDIVNKILRAENNHEKEYIVRVNKPITKNFMQGMATGVKILGQQTKPCKVKYMSDKVFKIILTQGLNRQIRRMCQAFGYRVEKLQRIRIMNIKLRGLKIGEWRNLTKDEMNQLINSLKE; encoded by the coding sequence ATGAGAATTAATAAATTTATTAGTGAAACAGGCATATGTTCTCGGCGAGAAGCTGACAAGTTGATTGGAGCAAAAAGAGTAACGATTAATGGTGTAGTTGCAGAACTTGGCAGTACTGTAGAAATTGGAGATCGAGTACATATTGATGGAAAATCTATTGGGACTAAAAAAAGTGCAATTTACATTGCATTGAATAAACCCGTAGGAATAACCTGCACTACGGAAAAACATGTGGTAGGAAATATTGTGGACTTTGTCAATCACCCTGAGCGAATTTTTCCTATAGGAAGACTAGACAAGGATTCCGAAGGTCTAATTCTACTTACCAATGATGGAGATATTGTAAATAAAATTTTGCGTGCAGAAAATAACCATGAAAAAGAATATATTGTAAGGGTCAACAAACCAATCACTAAGAACTTCATGCAAGGTATGGCCACTGGAGTAAAGATTCTTGGACAACAAACAAAACCCTGCAAGGTAAAATATATGAGTGATAAAGTATTTAAAATCATTCTTACGCAAGGATTGAATCGACAAATTCGAAGGATGTGCCAGGCTTTTGGCTATAGGGTTGAAAAACTTCAAAGAATCCGAATTATGAATATTAAACTAAGAGGGTTAAAGATAGGAGAATGGAGGAACTTAACAAAAGACGAAATGAACCAACTAATAAATTCTCTTAAAGAATAA